A window of Natronospira bacteriovora contains these coding sequences:
- a CDS encoding FkbM family methyltransferase, protein MSVTPQLQIALNNADAIVHLGAGRCQELAAYQALPASTSVVLVEANPALAKTLERRTSDNANITVLPYAVSDEPGERVLHTYNLPEVSSLRPATGLKDLFPGLRLVREVAVEAVTPVELLDEAQLANAQSICLIVDTPGEEEAILRSLQQENTLSRIANIVLRCGQESLYEGVAPAQEVLAFLEEQGYQLEGEVDDADPDRPTWHLKQNIERLEIERLNAELIKLQEKVQKAENTTEHQAEALSKEREARAKLENQLNQAREEAAKEREQLATERDSLKEKLAEQQQQSEQKAGEQAAALKKEQETRAELESQLKQAREEAAKEREQLAKERDSLKEKLAEQQQESEQKAEEQAAALKKEQETRTELESQLKQAREEAAKEREQLAKERDLLKEKLAEQQQESKQKAEEQAAALKKEQETRTELESQLKQAREEAAKEREQLAKERDSLKEKLAEQQQQSKQKAEEQAAALKKEQETRAELESQVTQAREEAAKEREQLATEREARLKLEEEKARIEEALRDSRSDLSVAIRLQTQRDRDLKDLQERYAALVRRKEQQDELLGKLNHRLSVAAQSLRQLGADSASREKDGDAAQELLRALSGESE, encoded by the coding sequence ATGAGCGTGACCCCGCAACTACAGATTGCTCTCAACAATGCCGATGCCATCGTCCACCTCGGCGCTGGCCGCTGTCAGGAGCTTGCGGCCTATCAGGCCCTGCCAGCCAGCACCTCGGTTGTACTGGTGGAAGCAAATCCGGCCCTGGCCAAAACACTAGAACGCCGAACCAGCGACAACGCAAACATCACTGTATTGCCCTATGCCGTCTCCGACGAACCCGGCGAGCGTGTTCTGCATACCTACAACCTGCCGGAAGTCAGCAGTCTTCGCCCGGCCACTGGCCTGAAAGACCTCTTCCCCGGGCTGCGGCTGGTCCGCGAAGTGGCCGTCGAGGCAGTCACACCGGTCGAATTGCTGGATGAAGCCCAGCTCGCCAATGCCCAGTCAATCTGCCTGATCGTCGATACCCCGGGCGAAGAAGAGGCCATCCTCCGCTCTCTGCAGCAAGAAAACACCCTCTCGCGCATTGCTAATATCGTGCTCCGCTGCGGCCAGGAATCCCTCTACGAGGGCGTAGCCCCCGCCCAGGAAGTGCTCGCCTTCCTGGAAGAACAGGGCTATCAGCTCGAGGGCGAAGTGGATGATGCCGACCCTGATCGTCCCACCTGGCACCTAAAGCAGAATATCGAAAGGCTGGAAATAGAACGTCTCAATGCGGAACTGATCAAGCTCCAAGAGAAGGTCCAAAAAGCGGAGAACACCACAGAGCACCAGGCCGAGGCACTAAGCAAAGAGCGGGAAGCCCGAGCCAAGCTGGAAAATCAGCTCAATCAGGCCAGAGAGGAAGCGGCCAAGGAGCGAGAGCAGCTAGCCACGGAGCGTGATTCGCTCAAGGAGAAGCTCGCGGAGCAGCAGCAACAGTCCGAACAGAAGGCGGGGGAGCAGGCTGCGGCGCTCAAAAAGGAGCAGGAAACCCGAGCCGAGCTGGAGAGCCAGCTCAAGCAGGCCAGAGAGGAAGCAGCCAAGGAGCGAGAGCAGCTAGCCAAGGAACGTGATTCGCTCAAGGAGAAGCTCGCGGAGCAGCAGCAAGAGTCCGAACAGAAGGCGGAGGAGCAGGCTGCGGCACTCAAGAAGGAGCAGGAAACCCGAACTGAGCTGGAGAGCCAGCTCAAGCAGGCCAGAGAGGAAGCAGCCAAGGAGCGAGAGCAGCTAGCCAAGGAACGTGATTTGCTCAAGGAGAAGCTCGCGGAGCAGCAGCAAGAGTCCAAACAGAAGGCGGAGGAGCAGGCTGCGGCACTCAAGAAGGAGCAGGAAACCCGAACTGAGCTGGAGAGCCAGCTCAAGCAGGCCAGAGAGGAAGCAGCCAAGGAGCGAGAGCAGCTAGCCAAGGAACGTGATTCGCTCAAGGAGAAGCTCGCGGAGCAGCAGCAACAGTCCAAACAGAAGGCGGAGGAGCAGGCTGCGGCACTCAAGAAGGAGCAGGAAACCCGAGCCGAGCTGGAGAGCCAGGTCACGCAGGCCAGAGAGGAAGCAGCCAAGGAGCGAGAGCAGCTAGCCACGGAGCGTGAAGCCAGGCTTAAGTTGGAAGAAGAGAAGGCGCGTATCGAGGAAGCGTTGAGAGATTCCCGTAGTGATTTGTCAGTCGCAATTAGACTGCAGACTCAGCGTGACCGGGACCTCAAGGACCTCCAGGAACGCTACGCAGCCCTTGTGAGACGGAAAGAACAGCAGGACGAGTTACTCGGTAAGCTTAACCATCGATTGTCCGTTGCCGCACAGAGCCTGCGTCAGTTGGGTGCGGACAGTGCAAGTCGGGAAAAAGATGGCGATGCGGCCCAGGAGCTGCTTAGAGCCCTGTCAGGTGAGTCCGAGTGA